One genomic window of Arachis stenosperma cultivar V10309 chromosome 10, arast.V10309.gnm1.PFL2, whole genome shotgun sequence includes the following:
- the LOC130957357 gene encoding zinc finger BED domain-containing protein DAYSLEEPER-like, translated as MTENSNIEAAGMSANIQPSSPPSGVRKNRSAAWDHFDVENATEKKAKCKYCGSLIQYGNGTSSMGGHLRRCKQNPNNDSNKRRKITTTPTIDERGVLNSPSASKFDQEEARRALVKMFIGEELPFRFVESPKFQKFVHALQARFKVPLRTILARDIRALYAEEKMKLQDFLSANCGRVFSVTVDNASSNDVAIKYLKQRLNSWNSIILNGEFIHMRYCAHIINLIVKEGLKEIDESVLRIRSAVKYVRSSPSRASRFQKCVELEKIQYKGMPCMDVETGWNSTYQMLEVALKHHKAFELLTLKDNTYIGEMNGGKGRGVPSDSDWEYAESIEVFAIGRFIRHSCDFVDFSTMSMAERMRVKYEKYWGNSDSVNMLLLIAIILNPMQKIEKTNNINTDLHGMGFFLQATGRRTNTRSKLDRYLQEEYEPYSHKFDILNWWKVNSTRFSILGNMAREVLAIPVSTVALESEFSIGGRVLDPYRSSLTPRMVEVLVCTGD; from the exons ATGACTGAAAACAGTAATATTGAAGCAGCAGGGATGTCCGCTAACATTCAACCATCTTCTCCACCGTCAGGTGTTCGTAAGAATCGGTCAGCTGCCTGGGATCATTTTGATGTAGAGAATGCTACCGAGAAGAAGGCTAAATGCAAATATTGTGGTAGCTTAATACAATATGGGAATGGAACCAGCTCAATGGGTGGTCATTTGAGAAGATGCAAGCAAAATCCTAATAATGATTcgaacaaaagaagaaaaataacgACCACACCGACTATAGATGAGCGTGGTGTTTTAAATTCACCTAGTGCTTCCAAATTTGACCAAGAGGAGGCTCGAAGGGCACTTGTGAAAATGTTTATTGGGGAAGAGCTACCATTTCGCTTTGTTGAAAGcccaaaattccaaaaatttgTTCATGCCCTACAAGCAAGATTCAAAGTTCCTTTACGGACTATATTAGCACGTGACATTAGAGCTCTTTATGCTGAAGAAAAGATGAAGTTGCAAGATTTTCTTTCGGCAAATTGTGGTAGA GTCTTCAGTGTGACAGTTGATAATGCCTCCTCTAACGATGTTGCAATTAAATATCTGAAGCAGCGATTGAATTCTTGGAATAGCATTATTTTGAATGGTGAATTTATTCATATGAGGTATTGTGCACATATTATAAACTTAATTGTAAAAGAGGGGTTAAAAGAGATTGATGAATCAGTCTTGAGGATTCGTAGTGCAGTAAAGTATGTTAGATCTTCTCCATCTAGAGCTAGTAGGTTTCAAAAGTGTGTTGAACTAGAAAAAATCCAATATAAAGGCATGCCTTGCATGGATGTTGAGACTGGGTGGAACTCTACCTATCAAATGTTAGAGGTAGCTTTGAAGCATCACAAAGCATTTGAGTTGCTTACTTTGAAAGATAATACCTATATAGGAGAGATGAATGGAGGAAAAGGGAGAGGTGTTCCTTCTGATTCAGACTGGGAGTATGCTGAGTCCATT GAAGTATTTGCAATTGGACGATTTATTCGTCATTCTTGTGATTTTGTTGATTTTAGTACTATGTCAATGGCAGAAAGGATGAGGGTTAAGTATGAGAAGTATTGGGGCAATTCTGATTCGGTGAATATGTTGTTATTGATTGCTATCATACTTAATCCAATGCAAAAGATTGA GAAGACCAACAACATTAATACCGATCTTCATGGCATGGGCTTTTTTCTGCAAGCAACCGGTCGCAGAACAAATACAAGATCTAAACTTGATAGGTATTTGCAAGAAGAATACGAGCCATACTCCCATAAGTTCGATATACTAAACTGGTGGAAGGTCAACTCAACTCGATTTTCAATTCTTGGAAATATGGCTCGTGAGGTATTGGCTATACCTGTTTCTACGGTAGCTTTGGAGTCTGAATTTAGTATTGGAGGAAGAGTCCTCGATCCATACCGCAGTTCCTTAACACCTAGAATGGTAGAAGTCTTAGTCTGCACAGGAGATTAG